The DNA window GATGAGGAGGTTTGCAAACCTTTGTTCCAAATGCATCCTGATGAATCCTCAGGGCCCGACAGTATGACCCCTGGCTTTTTTCAGAAGTGTTGGCCGATTGTTAAAGATGATATCATCAATATGGTCAAgcaattttttaataatgggtTTCTTCCTATAGATCTTAACAAAACCATTTTGGTCTTAATTCCTAAGAAGAAGCAGCCTATGGATATGGTGGATTTAAGACCAATTGCTTTATGCAATGTGTTGTATAAGATTGTGTCCAAAGTGGTTGCTAATAGACTCAAGAGTGTTATGTCGTCTATCATATCCCATACTCAAAGTGCATTTTTATAAGGCCGCTTCATCTCAGATAAAATCATGATTGCCTATGAGATTATGCATCATTTAAAGAGAAAACGAAGAGGGACGGATGGTTATATGGCACTTAAACTTGATGCTAGCAAAGCGTATGATAAGCTTGAGTGTGATTACCTCCGTGCTATGATGGTAATCGTGGGCTTTGATGGTCGTTGGATTAACTTAGTTATGCAATGTGTGTCTTCTATTTCCTATACCATTTCACACGGAGGGAAGGAATTGGGGCCCGTTGTTGCTCAAAGAGGATTACGTCAAGGTGATCCTTTATTACCATATTTGTATATTCTTTATGCTGAAGGTTTCTCTAGTTTGTTGCGTAGTTATGAATAAAGTGGTTTACTCACGGGGTGTAAAATTGCTCGAGCTGCGCCGATAATCTCTCATATGCTTTTTGCTGACGATAGCTATATTACCTGTAAGGCAACTGAGGAGGAAGCGTAGAATGTGAAGGAGCTGGGTACTTATGAAGTGGTTTCAAGACAAAGAATTAATTTCACTAAGTCTTCTGAGTTTTATAGCAATAATACTGGTAATGAGGTGCGAGATTCTATCTGTGCTATGCTGGAAATTTATGAGGCTGATGAAAATCACTAATACTAGGGCCTACCTTGTTTGGTTGGGAATAATAAGAATGCTATCCTTGATTTTATTAAGGATAACCTTCGAAAGAGAATTCAAGGTTGGGAAGGGCGTATTTTGTCTCGTGCGGGAAAGGAGGTATTGCTGAAATCTATTGCTCAAGCATTGCCGAATTGTGCTATGAATGTATTTCTCTTGCCTTTAGACACTTGTAAGGAGTTAGAGCGGCTTATGGCTAAGTTTTGGTGGCATTCAGATTCGAGTAGTGGTAAAGGTATTAATTGGATGAGTTGGAGCAGTTGTGTCGCCATAAACATACAGGGGGACTGAGTTTTCGAAGCTTGAGAGACTTTAATTTGGCTCTTCTGGAGAAACAATATTGGTGATTGTTGGTTAATGATGAATCTTTAGTTAGTAGGATCTATAAGGCAAAATATTATGCTCATGGTAATTTGGTTTCTGCTGAATTGGGAGATAATCCTAGTTTCATCTAGTGAAGTATTCTTGAAGCTAAAGATCTAGTACATTCTTGTGCTCAAAGAACAATCGCTAATGGGGAAAATGTATCCATTCTTGCAGATCCTTGGCTTCCACATAGTTCTAATAGCTATGTCGTTATAAGGCATCTTGCTCTTGTGAACAAATCGGTCAGCTGCCTCTTTCAAGTTGACACTCGCGCTTGGGACAAGGATGTTGTGAGAGACTTGTTTGTTTCACGTGATTAGGACCTTATTTTGTCCATTCAACTTAGTGATTCGGCCGTAAATGATGGTTGGAGCTGGAGACTTGAGACTTGTGGAAATTATTTGGTTAAAAGTGTCTATAAATTTTTGCAAGAATCTAAAGGTTCTTGGTGTCGTGATGCCAATACTTATTTTTGGAAGCGCCTTTCGTCGTTACAAATACCTCTTAAGATCAATAACTTCTTATAGAGGGCTGCTTCGAGTGGGCTTCTAACTTGTTTCCAGCTCCAAAAATGTCATGTTCTCGTCAATGCCGACTGTCCGCTATGCAACTCTCATGCAAAAATCGTTCAACATGCGTTGGTGGAGTGTGAGTTTTCTAAAGCTGCTTGGAATCTCAGCATGGTCCACGTCAGGGCTGGGGCTGCAACATTCAGCAGTTGGCTGTTGGGGATCTTTGACAGAGGGCACGAAGATGAAATGGAGGAAGTGGCTGTGGTGAATTGGGCTATTCGGCGCGCACGGAATGAATTTGTTTGGCAAAAGAAGAGTTGGTCTGCATCAAATATTGTTGCATCAGCTAGAAACATGCTTGATCAGTACAAATTTTCTCAAGGAAGGAAGGGTCTTTCGTTGTCTTCGCTGCATGATGGGGGTGAAATCTTGAGCGTTGGATTGCACCTGAGTTAAACAAGATCAAAGTTAATGTTGATGGGGCTTTATTTGAACAAGAGGGGCGCTTTGGCATGGGTTGTGTAGCTCAGAATCATCATGGTGCTATGGTAGAAGCCGTCAAGAAGGGGAAGATTGGTTGTGTTCAACCCGAAATTGCTGAGATAATAGGCATTAAAGAAGCTTTGAGTTAGATTGCAACTCATTCGTGGGATAGAGTCATGTTGAAAACAAATAGCTTGGTGTGTGTCCAAGCGATTCAGAGCGGTATTTTTATGCCTTCACAGTTTGGTCTTATTGTTCAAGATGTTCAAAATTTGcttttggctttatcttttgttgatttgtgttttgtaaaacgatctgcaaataagTTGACTCATTGCTTagcaagagactcttgtttctctacGGGTTGTGTACTTCAGCTGGAGGATTGTTCCTTTGAAGTGCATTCTATTGTTTTgaacgaatttattaattaataaatcttatgatttttattcaaagaaatatattttgctaaatttttacatttatactccaatacataaatataaaattaaatctacCACTTAATGTTCTTTCAATATTCTTCTTCCCAACAAGCACCTTTAGATTCTTGCAAGAATTTATCAACACTTTTAACCGAATAATTCCCACAAGTCTCAAGTCTCCAATTCCAACCATCATTTACGACCGAATCACTAAGCTCAATGGACAAAATAAGGTCCTGATCACGTGAAACAAACAAGTCTCTCACAACATCCTCATCCTAAGCGAGAGTGTCAACTTGAAAGAGGTAGCTGACTGATTTGTTCACAAGAGCAGGGTGCCTTGTAACGACATAGCTGTTAGAACTATGTGGAAGCCAAGGAAATGCAAGAATGGATACGTTTTCCACATTAGGGATTGTTCTTTGAGCACAAGAATGTACTAGATCTTTAGCTTTAAGAATACTTCGCCAGATGAAACTAGGATTATCTCCCAATTCAGTAGAAAACAAGTTGCCATGAGCATAATATTTTGCCTTATAGATCCTACTAACTAAAGAGTCAGCATTAACCAACAGCTGTCAATATTGTTTCCCCAGAAGAGCCAAATTAAAGTCTCTGAAGCTTTAGAAACCCAGTCCTCCTGCATGTTTATGACGACACAACTGCTCCCAACTCATCCAATTAATACCTTTACCACTTCTCAAATCTGAATACCACCAAAACTTAGCCATAAGCCGCTCTAACTCCTTACAAGTGTCTAAAGGCAAGAGAAATACACTCATAGCATAATTCGACAATGCTTGAGCAATAGATTTCAGCAATACCTCCTTTCTCGCACGAGACAAAATACAACCTTTCCAACCTTAAATTCTCTTCCGAAGTTTATCCTTAAGAAAGCCAAGGATTCCCAACCTTGAATTCTCTTCCGAAGCTTATCCTTAAGAAAGCCAAGGATAACATTCTTATTCCTCCCAATCGAACAAGAAGGCCCAGATAATAGCCATTTTCATCTACCTCATAAATTTCCAGTATAGAACAGATAGAATCTCGCACCTCACTATCAGTATTATTGCTATAAACCACAAAAGACTTAGTGAAATAAATTCTTTATCCTGAAGCCACCTCATAAGTACGTAACAGCTCCTTCACATTGTACGCTTCCTCCTCAGTGGCCTTACAATAAATGTAGCTATCATCAGCAAAGAACATATGAGAGATTACCGGTGCACCTCGATCAATTTTACATCCCCTGAGTAAATCACTTTGTTCATAACTACGCAACAAACTAGAGAAACCTTTAGCACAAAGAATAAACAGATATGGTGATAAAGGATCACCTTAACGTAATCCTCTTTAAGCAACAATGGGCCCCAACTCCTTCCCTCCGTGTGAAATAGTATAGGAAACAGAAGAAACACATTGCATAACTAAGTTAATCCAACGACCATCAAAACTCATTCTTACAATCATAGCACGGAGGTAACCCCACTCAAGCTTATCATACGCTTTGCTAACATCAAGTTTAAGTGTCATATAACCATTCTTCCCTCTTTGTTTTCTCTTTAAATGATGCATAATCTCATAGGCAATCATGATGTAATCTGAGATTAAGCGGCCTTGTAAAAATGCACTTTGAGTATCGAATATGATAGACGGCATAACACTCTTGAGTCTATTAGCAACCACTTTGGACACAATCTTGTACAACACATTGCATAAAGTAATTAGTCTTAAATCCCTCATATCCATAGGCTGCTTCTTCTTAGGAATTAAGACCAAAATGGGTTTGTTAAGATCTACAGGAAGAAACCCATTATGAAAAAATTGCTTGACTATATTGATGATATCATCTTTAGCAATCGGCCAACACTTCTGAAAAAAGCCAGCGGTCATACCGTCGGGCCCTGGAGATTTATCCAGATGCATTTGGAACAAAGCTTTGCGAACCTCCTCATCTGAAATCGGTAGTAACAACTCGGCATTCTGCTGTAATGATACACGAGTTTGCACATTGCTTATGACTTCTCTCCAATCGGTTTGAGAAGATAAAAAAATTCGTTGAAATAAGAAACCATAAGTTGGTCCAAACCACTATCCCAGTCAACCCACGCACCAGAATGGTCCTTAAGTTTTGCTACAAAATTATTTCTTCGTCTTGTAGTTGCAGAAGCATAAAAATATTTGCTATTATTGTCTCCTTCTTGCAACCATAATTGagcaaaatatattatttattgactTTTTGTGTCAAATATGGATCAATTTTAACATCTTTCATTAGAAATAATCTTATATATCATgaattaacttatttatttaattcgcctgctattatattttttttaaaataattactcaaaaaaattcaaaatacttaaaataaatcaatGAGTGATGAATTGgcaattaattaataacaaattATTCGTTATTCTAGATTATTTCTTAAAATGATGTATACAATATTATAGAGATTCTAGATGTATAAAGCTAATTTAGCATAGTTGTACTCATAGAAAAAGTagttttttctttagtttttatttttacacttaaaacagttttttttttattatttttacggaattccaTACAGAAATCCCTATAACAACTAACAGAGCAATCTAAATTGCAACCAAAATACATATAGCAATTCACATAGAAACTACCGGagcaacccaaaccgtaaatttgaaaaaaaaaagttaagaaatagTATGTGAGGtaattctttttttatatatatatatattaaaaaaagtaattGTAGTTGTATTGTGAGAAAAAACAACTGTGGCAGAACTTAGAAAAAGTTGAGTTAAGtatttggtaaattataaattttaaagtattCTAAGTTGTTGATATTCTATTATAATAGTAATgataattctataatttaatttactataatcacaaatatataaataattatgctatataataattttgtcAGTTACTAACTAAAGTGTTGGACTTTGGTTAGTATGGGTTGTTTTGAATTATTGTtcttcttttattgtttttattgtaATTTCAGTTTGGTGTTGGAggggtttcattttggttgttaatTAGTCTCTTATTGCTTTTCTCTAGTTTGTAAATACTGTGTTCTCCAACTTGTAATAatgttgttttgtttgtttattgtttggtttttttttcAAGTAGTATTACTGTTTTTCAAGCTGAAACTTTTATCTTGCTGACTTGACTAAATTGGGCTCATTTGTGTGGGATTCTCCTAGAAGCAGTTAAATCTGATTCTCTCTCCATAGTGATGGCTATCAATAATAGGAAAGTATTCGCAAATGAGATGGGTGtgcttaggggtgttcattaaactacatccaatgtttttaggcctatccagatccgatccaattatatattagatgttagattttaccatgcgatccaatccaattaattttagtcacccaatcaatccaacatccattggatattggattggatcgattctatccgttggatgtatttcatatatatttattaatttaatttgagtttattcaatattttagacctagtattttttggatcggatcggatccatccaatatttcaggtccagtatgtattggattggaatggatccatccaatccaagaaaaagAGAATAAAATTTCAATgtcaatttttatatatacatgtatatcttacgtataacaatataaaatctaattaatcatccaaactaaatgaaaatactaattagttcgattggatgttggatgtattggatttttgaacacctcatccaacatccgatctgatctaattggatattcaaaaataacatcaaattcgatccgatcacaattggatatccaatgttcAGCGGTAggttgtaattggatcggtcggttgtCATTGGATTAGATGATTTATGGACACCCCTAGACTGCTGTTAGAGGATGtcatagctttattgtctaaatttctgaGAGCAGTTTTGTCTCATGTGTCCCCCAAAGATAATACTGCGACCTATGGTTTGGCTAAACATGCCCTTAGGCTAGACAATAAATTATGCTGGTTTGAAGAGGTTCTGGCACCGATTGTTGAAGTCTTCTCTAGAATGTCTTAATGTGTCCAGatcacgttttttttttttaaaaaaagaaaaaatacttATGCTACATaaactttttattttcaataaaattttaattatttttttcctaaaatatataaatttgtttatatttgataaaaatatttatagtacttttaaattatatttttatcactttaaaatataaattaaaaagggcttttttcataaatgtacaataaaaataaaataattacaaaaaatatgcaaaaaaaattatttgaaaaacttatacattttgaaaatttattacataaaactatacattttaatcattaaataatataaatcattaataattaaactaattaccataaatagaaaactgtaaTAAATGtttctaatattattttgtaatattttatccttatgtttattatattaatgttttaaaaattattaataataaaacatgtttattaaaattcaaaacaaagaattctgtaaaattaattaaataaataataaacagttttataaaaaaaaacaaataaaatattttttttattaaagaaaaaattttagtatgaattattataatttaataaatttttttcaataaaatacaatatcaaaattataagcattaatgtatataaatataaatcaatgcttaaaattactaaaaataaacatgacacacatagtgatataataatgaatattattattttgtttattaaattagtaggtttaataaatagaaaacaaaataaacatatatacacaaagtattttatattattagtatgtttattataattgtaaatataaaaatagatatagccaatttatactatactaaaataaatatattttctttttattgtttctatatattcattattttctaatgagtaaGTAAACGAATTAAAtacaattcttacatcaaaaaaataaataaacaaatggaGGAGGTtctaatggttacatttttattgtaaccatcatggttacatttttttttagccattggattactattaaatggttgtgattaatttggaaattaaataaaaataaataataaataacttgtaacctgaaagtaacctaatcatttatttccttataaaactttaattaagattaattatattttaaaattaaattaattataattattaattaatttttttcaatttattattatataaggatcttttagcaatttatttttttagacttaaattatttaaaatttatagcaaaactttttataatttaaaattatacacatataatttcataatttaaattttattatacttggaatcttaattttaattattacacttaattattaaattttttttatttaaatatttaaaaagtaaaaaataaaataagttgaaggattttttagaaaaaaaatggctgcacttgttatcgattgattagcttgagacctcatacttagttcatataattgtaacaaaataattaaatattatttaaaaataattaattatttgaaaatttattataagaagagaattttcatttgtgtcaaaagaagtttaatt is part of the Cannabis sativa cultivar Pink pepper isolate KNU-18-1 chromosome 5, ASM2916894v1, whole genome shotgun sequence genome and encodes:
- the LOC133038169 gene encoding uncharacterized protein LOC133038169; its protein translation is MVGAGDLRLVEIIWLKVSINFCKNLKRAASSGLLTCFQLQKCHVLVNADCPLCNSHAKIVQHALVECEFSKAAWNLSMVHVRAGAATFSSWLLGIFDRGHEDEMEEVAVVNWAIRRARNEFVWQKKSWSASNIVASARNMLDQYKFSQGRKGLSLSSLHDGEGRFGMGCVAQNHHGAMVEAVKKGKIGCVQPEIAEIIGIKEALS